The following proteins come from a genomic window of Kitasatospora sp. NBC_01246:
- the ilvC gene encoding ketol-acid reductoisomerase: MAELFYEDDADLSIIQGRKVAVIGYGSQGHAHALSLRDSGADVRVGLKADSKSRAKAEEAGLRVVTPAEAAAEADVIMILVPDPIQSDVYEESIAPHLKAGDALFFGHGLNIRFGFIKPPADVDVCMVAPKGPGHLVRRQYEEGRGVPAIVAVEQDASGKALELALSYAKGIGATKAGVIKTTFTEETETDLFGEQAVLCGGTAALVKAGFETLVEAGYQPEIAYFECLHELKLIVDLMYEGGLEKMRWSVSETAEWGDYVTGPRIITDATKAEMKKVLAEIQDGTFANTWIAEYKAGLPKYNEYKKADEDHLLETTGKKLRKLMSWVKEEA, translated from the coding sequence GTGGCCGAGCTGTTCTACGAAGACGACGCCGACCTGTCCATCATCCAGGGCCGCAAGGTCGCGGTCATCGGCTACGGCAGCCAGGGCCACGCCCACGCGCTGTCCCTGCGCGACTCCGGTGCCGACGTCCGGGTCGGCCTGAAGGCCGACTCGAAGTCCCGCGCCAAGGCGGAGGAGGCCGGCCTGCGCGTCGTCACCCCGGCCGAGGCCGCCGCCGAGGCCGACGTCATCATGATCCTGGTGCCGGACCCGATCCAGTCCGACGTCTACGAGGAGTCCATCGCGCCGCACCTGAAGGCGGGCGACGCCCTGTTCTTCGGCCACGGCCTGAACATCCGCTTCGGCTTCATCAAGCCGCCGGCCGACGTCGACGTCTGCATGGTCGCCCCGAAGGGCCCGGGCCACCTGGTCCGCCGCCAGTACGAGGAGGGTCGCGGCGTCCCCGCGATCGTCGCCGTCGAGCAGGACGCCTCCGGCAAGGCCCTGGAGCTGGCGCTGTCCTACGCCAAGGGCATCGGCGCCACCAAGGCCGGCGTCATCAAGACGACCTTCACCGAGGAGACCGAGACCGACCTGTTCGGTGAGCAGGCCGTCCTCTGCGGTGGCACCGCCGCCCTGGTGAAGGCCGGGTTCGAGACCCTGGTCGAGGCCGGCTACCAGCCGGAGATCGCCTACTTCGAGTGCCTGCACGAGCTGAAGCTCATCGTCGACCTGATGTACGAGGGCGGCCTGGAGAAGATGCGCTGGTCGGTCTCCGAGACCGCCGAGTGGGGCGACTACGTCACCGGCCCCCGCATCATCACCGACGCCACCAAGGCCGAGATGAAGAAGGTCCTCGCCGAGATCCAGGACGGCACCTTCGCCAACACCTGGATCGCCGAGTACAAGGCCGGTCTGCCCAAGTACAACGAGTACAAGAAGGCCGACGAGGACCACCTGCTGGAGACCACCGGCAAGAAGCTCCGCAAGCTGATGAGCTGGGTCAAGGAAGAGGCCTGA
- the ilvN gene encoding acetolactate synthase small subunit: MSKHTLSVLVENKPGVLARIASLFSRRGFNIDSLAVGPTEHPDISRMTIVVNVEDLPLEQVTKQLNKLVNVIKIVELDQSAAIQRELVLVKVRADNETRSQIVEIVQLFRAKTVDVSPDAVTIEATGSSDKLEAMLRMLEPYGVKELVQSGLVAIGRGARSITDRSLRALDRSA; the protein is encoded by the coding sequence ATGTCCAAGCACACCCTCTCCGTCCTGGTCGAGAACAAGCCCGGCGTGCTCGCCCGCATCGCCTCGCTGTTCTCCCGTCGGGGCTTCAACATCGACTCCCTCGCCGTCGGCCCGACGGAGCACCCGGACATCTCCCGGATGACGATCGTGGTCAACGTCGAGGACCTCCCGCTGGAACAGGTCACCAAGCAGCTCAACAAGCTCGTGAACGTGATAAAGATCGTCGAACTCGACCAGTCCGCTGCGATCCAGCGGGAACTGGTCCTGGTGAAGGTCCGCGCCGACAACGAGACCCGGTCGCAGATCGTCGAGATCGTCCAGCTCTTCCGCGCCAAGACGGTCGACGTGTCCCCCGACGCGGTGACCATCGAGGCCACCGGTAGTTCGGACAAGCTGGAGGCCATGCTCCGGATGCTGGAGCCGTACGGCGTCAAGGAGCTCGTCCAGTCCGGCCTGGTGGCCATCGGCCGCGGCGCCCGGTCGATCACCGACCGCTCGCTGCGCGCCCTCGACCGCAGCGCGTAG
- a CDS encoding YfhO family protein, translated as MAERRREALACGVAAGLGMAGYALAAALRGAWPPGAAETAVPFHAQLWDLVHGETAGDLLFTWNSGYGAPFLADFFAYLMNPFSWPAALLPRDQAQLAVFLVALGSIGLGTGLMTHALGRLHAGPRWLRAVAALGYGLCAWVPTVGGTAPMWLWGLVSLPLLVLAGDWCLHERRWVAGTLCVALAWAGNLYTAAMATITAGLVLAVRLAAVRRPFKAVVRVTGRAVTTAGLGVLLAAPVLFVGVRAAQEAQPESPVQPLGPSGLGGHLAQLLPGTQSGRPLPDVSIGLLGLLLVAGLPFNRRVRPRERIVWCALLAMVVLSFVWTPTVLVWHGLAIPAGGPYRAAFVLSGLLVLAGWVSLVHRPDTPTLLGGAAVVALVAGIAAAHRSVHGSTWALLALGGAVLLAALWTLEHRHTDRRAGAAATAVLGAAVLGGAVWSAYAALGTPAAGTPSGAAVRAAHAALRQAADWPRARSDPGPHAFTPNDPLLLDGQGGGYSSGSLPTVTALLLHDLGAGWSAGGRLTRSVTDPVGRALFAVRTQLADGPAPNGFTVARSAAPPLVTVLPAGSAPDTSSVWSRQESLLGGPVYDVPGLVSAGGPEPAEHGSSGWSVPATPAGSDGTAFTAACTPGATAYFHGVWFDGTVSGLATTYRSDGEQPTTAVPIHELGTVPADGVVRVVLRADTVTQVPARPVGCLRPGALDAAVARLTATGARSVTAGGHTLAAALPPGSTGTALLSVPATAGWTCATGGGRPTAPTSVLGMIGVPLGAGADRISCSFRPPGLTEGLLLALAAAAVTTLTGVFGRLRHRPTRTPRRIRRAAHRGRADG; from the coding sequence ATGGCCGAGCGACGGCGGGAGGCGTTGGCCTGCGGGGTCGCGGCGGGCCTGGGCATGGCCGGCTACGCGCTCGCCGCCGCCCTGCGCGGGGCCTGGCCGCCCGGGGCCGCGGAGACGGCGGTGCCGTTCCACGCCCAGCTGTGGGACCTCGTCCACGGCGAGACCGCCGGGGACCTGCTGTTCACCTGGAACAGCGGGTACGGCGCGCCGTTCCTGGCCGACTTCTTCGCCTACCTGATGAACCCGTTCTCCTGGCCGGCCGCGCTGCTGCCGCGCGACCAGGCCCAGCTCGCGGTCTTCCTGGTGGCACTGGGCAGCATCGGCCTGGGCACCGGCCTGATGACCCACGCGCTGGGCCGCCTGCACGCCGGCCCGCGCTGGCTGCGGGCGGTCGCCGCCCTCGGCTACGGGCTCTGCGCCTGGGTGCCGACCGTGGGCGGGACGGCCCCGATGTGGCTCTGGGGCCTGGTCTCGCTGCCGCTGCTCGTCCTGGCCGGCGACTGGTGCCTGCACGAGCGCCGCTGGGTGGCCGGCACCCTCTGCGTCGCCCTCGCCTGGGCGGGCAACCTCTACACCGCCGCGATGGCCACCATCACGGCCGGCTTGGTGCTCGCGGTGCGGCTGGCGGCCGTCCGGCGGCCGTTCAAGGCCGTGGTCCGGGTGACCGGTCGGGCGGTCACCACGGCCGGCCTCGGGGTGCTGCTCGCCGCGCCGGTGCTGTTCGTCGGCGTCCGGGCCGCCCAGGAGGCGCAGCCCGAGTCCCCCGTCCAGCCGCTCGGCCCCTCCGGGCTCGGCGGGCACCTCGCCCAGTTGCTGCCCGGCACCCAGAGCGGGCGGCCGCTGCCGGACGTCTCGATCGGCCTGCTCGGCCTGCTGCTGGTGGCCGGGCTGCCGTTCAACCGGCGGGTGCGGCCCCGGGAGCGGATCGTCTGGTGCGCCCTGCTGGCCATGGTGGTGCTGAGCTTCGTCTGGACGCCGACCGTGCTGGTCTGGCACGGCCTGGCCATCCCGGCCGGCGGCCCCTACCGGGCGGCCTTCGTGCTCAGCGGGCTGCTGGTGCTGGCCGGCTGGGTCTCGCTGGTGCACCGACCCGACACCCCGACGCTGCTCGGCGGCGCCGCCGTGGTCGCCCTGGTGGCCGGGATCGCGGCGGCGCACCGCTCGGTGCACGGGTCGACCTGGGCCCTCCTCGCGCTGGGCGGCGCGGTGCTGCTCGCCGCGCTGTGGACCCTGGAGCACCGGCACACCGACCGCCGGGCGGGCGCCGCCGCGACCGCCGTCCTGGGCGCAGCGGTGCTCGGCGGAGCGGTCTGGTCGGCCTACGCCGCGCTGGGCACACCGGCCGCCGGGACGCCCTCGGGCGCCGCCGTCCGGGCCGCGCACGCGGCGCTGCGGCAGGCCGCCGACTGGCCGCGGGCCCGGAGCGACCCGGGACCGCACGCCTTCACCCCGAACGACCCGCTGCTGCTCGACGGCCAGGGCGGCGGCTACTCCAGCGGGTCCCTGCCCACCGTCACCGCGCTGCTGCTGCACGACCTGGGCGCCGGCTGGTCGGCCGGCGGGCGGCTCACCCGGAGCGTCACGGACCCGGTCGGACGGGCGCTGTTCGCCGTCCGGACCCAGCTCGCCGACGGGCCGGCGCCGAACGGCTTCACGGTCGCCCGGTCCGCCGCTCCCCCGCTGGTCACCGTCCTCCCGGCGGGCTCCGCCCCGGACACCTCCTCGGTCTGGTCGCGCCAGGAGTCGCTGCTCGGCGGCCCGGTCTACGACGTCCCCGGGCTGGTCTCGGCCGGCGGTCCGGAGCCGGCGGAGCACGGCAGCAGCGGCTGGTCCGTCCCCGCCACCCCCGCCGGTTCGGACGGCACCGCGTTCACCGCGGCCTGCACCCCGGGCGCCACCGCGTACTTCCACGGGGTCTGGTTCGACGGCACGGTGAGCGGCCTCGCCACGACCTACCGCAGCGACGGCGAGCAGCCGACCACCGCCGTGCCGATCCACGAGCTGGGGACGGTGCCCGCCGACGGCGTGGTGCGGGTCGTGCTGCGCGCGGACACCGTCACCCAGGTCCCGGCCCGGCCGGTCGGCTGTCTGCGGCCCGGCGCGCTGGACGCGGCCGTCGCGCGGCTCACCGCGACCGGCGCCCGCTCGGTCACGGCCGGCGGGCACACCCTGGCCGCCGCCCTCCCGCCCGGCAGCACCGGGACGGCGCTGCTCTCCGTCCCGGCCACCGCGGGCTGGACCTGCGCGACCGGCGGCGGCCGGCCCACCGCGCCCACCTCCGTCCTCGGCATGATCGGTGTCCCGCTCGGCGCCGGCGCGGACCGGATCAGCTGCTCGTTCCGCCCGCCCGGTCTGACCGAGGGACTGCTCCTCGCGCTGGCCGCGGCCGCCGTCACCACCCTGACCGGGGTCTTCGGCCGGCTCCGCCACCGGCCCACCCGCACACCGCGCCGGATCCGCCGGGCCGCCCACCGGGGGCGCGCCGACGGGTAG
- a CDS encoding acetolactate synthase large subunit, translating into MTEHAASPRRGDTPAAHAPAPQHVVETMTGAQSLIRSLEAVGADTVFGIPGGAILPAYDPLMDSTKVRHILVRHEQGAGHAATGYAQATGKVGVCMATSGPGATNLVTPIADAYMDSVPMVAITGQVASKAIGTDAFQEADICGITMPITKHNFLVTDPAEIPRVISEAFHIAATGRPGPVLVDIAKDALQATTTFRWPAETSLPGYRPVTKPHAKQIREAAKMLVSARRPVLYVGGGVLKAHATAELRILAELTGAPVVTTLMALGAFPDSHPQHLGMPGMHGTVPAVTALQKSDLLFTLGARFDDRVTGKLDSFAPYAKVVHADIDPAEIGKNRPADVPIVGDAREVLADLIVAVQAEFDAGHRSDYADWWVKLNEWKKTYPLGYEPAPAGQLSPQQVIERIGRLVGPEAIYAAGVGQHQMWSSQFIQFEKPATWLNSGGAGTMGYAVPAAMGAKAGRPETAVWAIDGDGCFQMTNQELVTCALNDIPIKVAVINNGSLGMVRQWQTLFYNQRYSNTVLHAGPDHDGIEPPAQGTRIPDFVLLSEAMGCVGLRCERPEDLDAVIKQAMEINDRPVVIDFIVHQDAMVWPMVAAGTSNDEIQFAKGVRPDFGDDLD; encoded by the coding sequence ATGACTGAGCACGCCGCATCCCCCCGCCGCGGGGACACCCCGGCCGCCCACGCTCCCGCTCCCCAGCACGTCGTCGAGACCATGACCGGAGCCCAGTCGCTCATCCGCTCGCTGGAGGCCGTGGGCGCGGACACCGTCTTCGGCATCCCGGGCGGGGCCATCCTTCCCGCGTACGACCCGCTGATGGACTCGACCAAGGTGCGCCACATCCTGGTCCGCCACGAGCAGGGCGCCGGCCACGCCGCCACCGGTTACGCCCAGGCCACCGGCAAGGTCGGGGTCTGCATGGCCACCTCGGGGCCGGGCGCGACCAACCTGGTGACCCCGATCGCCGACGCGTACATGGACTCCGTCCCGATGGTGGCGATCACCGGGCAGGTCGCCTCCAAGGCGATCGGCACCGACGCCTTCCAGGAGGCGGACATCTGCGGCATCACGATGCCGATCACCAAGCACAACTTCCTGGTGACCGACCCCGCCGAGATCCCCCGGGTGATCTCCGAGGCGTTCCACATCGCCGCCACCGGCCGTCCCGGCCCGGTGCTGGTCGACATCGCCAAGGACGCGCTGCAGGCCACCACCACCTTCCGCTGGCCGGCCGAGACCTCGCTGCCCGGCTACCGCCCGGTCACCAAGCCGCACGCCAAGCAGATCCGCGAGGCCGCGAAGATGCTGGTGAGCGCCCGGCGCCCGGTGCTGTACGTCGGCGGCGGGGTGCTCAAGGCGCACGCCACGGCCGAACTGCGGATCCTCGCCGAGCTGACCGGCGCGCCCGTGGTCACCACGCTGATGGCGCTCGGCGCCTTCCCCGACAGCCACCCGCAGCACCTGGGCATGCCCGGCATGCACGGCACCGTCCCGGCCGTCACCGCGCTGCAGAAGTCGGACCTGCTCTTCACCCTGGGCGCCCGCTTCGACGACCGCGTCACCGGCAAGCTGGACAGCTTCGCGCCCTACGCCAAGGTCGTCCACGCCGACATCGACCCGGCCGAGATCGGCAAGAACCGCCCGGCCGACGTGCCGATCGTCGGCGACGCCCGCGAGGTGCTGGCCGACCTGATCGTCGCCGTCCAGGCCGAGTTCGACGCCGGCCACCGCAGCGACTACGCGGACTGGTGGGTCAAGCTCAACGAGTGGAAGAAGACCTACCCGCTGGGCTACGAGCCGGCCCCGGCCGGTCAGCTCTCCCCGCAGCAGGTCATCGAGCGGATCGGCCGGCTGGTCGGCCCGGAGGCGATCTACGCCGCGGGCGTCGGCCAGCACCAGATGTGGAGCTCGCAGTTCATCCAGTTCGAGAAGCCGGCCACCTGGCTGAACTCGGGCGGCGCGGGCACCATGGGCTACGCGGTGCCGGCCGCGATGGGGGCCAAGGCGGGCCGCCCCGAGACGGCGGTCTGGGCGATCGACGGCGACGGCTGCTTCCAGATGACCAATCAGGAACTCGTCACCTGCGCCCTGAACGACATCCCGATCAAGGTCGCGGTCATCAACAACGGTTCGCTGGGCATGGTCCGCCAGTGGCAGACCCTCTTCTACAACCAGCGCTACTCCAACACCGTGCTGCACGCCGGCCCGGACCACGACGGCATCGAGCCGCCGGCCCAGGGCACCCGGATCCCCGACTTCGTGCTGCTCTCCGAGGCGATGGGCTGCGTCGGCCTGCGCTGCGAGCGCCCGGAGGACCTGGACGCGGTGATCAAGCAGGCGATGGAGATCAACGACCGCCCGGTCGTCATCGACTTCATCGTCCACCAGGACGCCATGGTCTGGCCGATGGTCGCGGCCGGCACCAGCAACGACGAGATCCAGTTCGCCAAGGGCGTCCGGCCCGACTTCGGCGACGACCTCGACTGA
- a CDS encoding S8 family serine peptidase produces MRQPPVRRPIARIGLTLALLAGSFLLTAAPAAGSPPTAAPPGGGRPASVLLELGTEAAGPAWRQAATEARRARRSPEAVRQEAARAGAEQVTRASEALDRLARAVRGTAPTVRELYRTRTLLTGLAVTVPASRLPALRALPGVRAVHPIVRKQRDNAHSVPLTGAPWVWDAGSGDAGAGNTGQGVRIGIIDSGIDYTHADFGGPGTEDAFKAVDGAKPAPAGLFPNAKVVGGRDLVGDDYNPDPASPHHQPDPHPDDNPIDCALNGHGTHVAGTAAGLGVTTDGRPYPGPYRPGLDPAGFAVGPGAAPGAQLYAIRVFGCDGATDQLAQALDVAADPNGDGDLGDRLDVVNLSLGSRFGATDDADAIAVDHLSELGTVVVAAAGNEGDVYGIGGSPGTAARAVAVAASVDPHSDADGLTVLAPEPLAGVVPGHWSARYQGWSSADVSGELALPVDQSDGCTAFGEADRQRLAGRIAVLAWSTRASERACGSGPRADHAADAGAIGALLAADDDHLAEVSGNDRIPLALLARADGERLRQGAASGPVTVRLAAPGNPLHGVVSQDQPQRADTLTDFTSRGIGVPGVVKPDLAAPGETIWSAKAGSGLGGQREDGTSMATPHVAGLAALVRAAHPEWTVEQLKAALMNTAGDTWPGDGHTGPVYGPERTGAGRAQVDRAVRTPVVAYAAGEGAAPGSVGVSFGPVAVGGPLGLVREVEVRNLSGTAALYRTGYAAATELPGARFEIAPDRVEVPAGGTARVRVTLTVPGLLGRAPDPTIDTSQGGRARSYRGELSGRLLLTPVSDDALPELRVPLLAAPRPASDLSAAAPARGTRTGALVVLGGTRAPAEQPGLLSAFALGGEGARWPDCPPDSGAAVGPGAGIVPEESTEPQAPQDVCVERPGDRAANLRAVGAASDAPAVGDEQGMLYLAAQFWAPAATPVGVFAVRASLDTDGDGATDVFVKADRQPGSDVLVARSVDARSGAELDVQPLNARWGDTDTALLDSDVLVLPVRLAALPGVRAGHSTVRYGLWTGVATSGKPDPAEAFSAVGLRGTRPTLAVDVLHPAVDVRTGPGGPAAVAAALPPGTVLDVRRADGDTSRLLLLHHFNRDGHRGQVLALP; encoded by the coding sequence GTGCGTCAGCCACCCGTCCGTCGTCCGATCGCCCGGATCGGCCTCACCCTGGCCCTGCTGGCGGGGTCGTTCCTGCTCACCGCCGCCCCGGCGGCCGGCAGTCCACCGACGGCCGCGCCCCCCGGCGGCGGCCGCCCGGCCTCCGTCCTGCTGGAGCTCGGCACCGAGGCCGCAGGTCCGGCCTGGCGGCAGGCGGCCACCGAGGCCCGGCGGGCCCGGCGCTCCCCGGAGGCCGTCCGCCAGGAGGCCGCGCGGGCCGGAGCCGAGCAGGTGACCAGGGCGTCCGAAGCGCTCGACCGGCTGGCCCGGGCCGTCCGCGGTACGGCTCCCACCGTCCGCGAGCTGTACCGCACCCGAACCCTGCTCACCGGACTCGCCGTCACCGTGCCGGCCTCCCGGCTGCCCGCCCTGCGCGCGCTGCCGGGCGTCCGGGCCGTCCACCCCATCGTGCGCAAGCAGCGGGACAACGCGCACTCCGTGCCGCTGACCGGTGCGCCGTGGGTCTGGGACGCCGGATCCGGTGACGCCGGGGCCGGCAACACCGGTCAGGGGGTGCGGATCGGCATCATCGACAGCGGAATCGACTACACCCACGCGGACTTCGGCGGCCCCGGCACCGAGGACGCGTTCAAGGCCGTGGACGGCGCCAAGCCCGCACCCGCCGGCCTCTTCCCGAACGCCAAGGTGGTCGGCGGCCGCGACCTGGTCGGCGACGACTACAACCCGGACCCGGCCTCCCCGCACCACCAGCCCGACCCGCACCCGGACGACAACCCGATCGACTGCGCGCTCAACGGCCACGGCACGCACGTCGCCGGTACCGCCGCCGGCCTCGGCGTCACCACCGACGGCCGCCCCTACCCCGGCCCCTACCGGCCCGGCCTCGACCCGGCCGGCTTCGCGGTCGGCCCGGGCGCCGCGCCCGGCGCGCAGCTGTACGCGATCCGGGTGTTCGGCTGCGACGGCGCCACCGACCAGCTCGCCCAGGCCCTCGACGTGGCCGCCGACCCGAACGGCGACGGCGACCTCGGCGACCGGCTCGACGTCGTCAACCTCTCCCTCGGCAGCCGCTTCGGCGCCACCGACGACGCCGACGCGATCGCCGTCGACCACCTCTCCGAACTCGGCACCGTGGTGGTCGCGGCGGCCGGGAACGAGGGGGACGTCTACGGCATCGGCGGCAGCCCCGGCACCGCCGCCCGGGCCGTCGCCGTCGCCGCCTCGGTCGACCCGCACAGCGACGCCGACGGCCTGACGGTACTGGCCCCCGAGCCGCTCGCCGGGGTCGTCCCGGGCCACTGGAGCGCCCGCTACCAGGGCTGGTCGAGCGCCGACGTCAGCGGCGAACTCGCCCTGCCCGTCGACCAGTCCGACGGCTGCACGGCGTTCGGCGAGGCCGACCGGCAGCGGCTCGCCGGGCGGATCGCCGTCCTCGCCTGGAGCACCCGGGCGTCCGAGCGGGCCTGCGGCTCCGGGCCGCGCGCGGACCACGCCGCCGACGCGGGCGCGATCGGCGCCCTGCTCGCCGCCGACGACGACCACCTCGCCGAGGTCTCCGGCAACGACCGGATCCCGCTCGCGCTGCTCGCCCGGGCCGACGGCGAACGGCTGCGCCAGGGTGCGGCGAGCGGCCCGGTCACCGTCCGGCTGGCCGCCCCCGGCAACCCGCTGCACGGTGTCGTCTCCCAGGACCAGCCGCAACGCGCTGACACCCTCACCGACTTCACCTCGCGCGGGATCGGCGTCCCCGGCGTGGTCAAGCCCGACCTCGCCGCCCCCGGCGAGACCATCTGGTCCGCCAAGGCCGGCAGCGGCCTCGGCGGCCAGCGCGAGGACGGCACCTCGATGGCCACCCCGCACGTCGCCGGGCTGGCCGCGCTGGTCCGCGCGGCCCACCCGGAGTGGACGGTCGAGCAGCTCAAGGCCGCGCTGATGAACACCGCCGGGGACACCTGGCCCGGCGACGGGCACACCGGCCCGGTCTACGGCCCCGAGCGCACCGGCGCCGGCCGGGCCCAGGTGGACCGCGCCGTCCGCACCCCGGTGGTCGCCTACGCGGCGGGCGAGGGCGCGGCGCCGGGCAGCGTCGGCGTCTCCTTCGGCCCGGTGGCCGTCGGCGGCCCGCTCGGGCTCGTCCGCGAGGTCGAGGTCCGCAACCTGTCCGGCACGGCGGCGCTGTACCGCACCGGCTACGCGGCCGCCACCGAACTGCCCGGCGCCCGCTTCGAGATCGCGCCCGACCGGGTCGAGGTGCCGGCCGGCGGCACCGCCCGGGTCAGGGTCACGCTGACCGTCCCGGGACTGCTCGGCCGCGCGCCCGACCCGACCATCGACACCAGCCAGGGCGGCCGGGCCCGCAGCTACCGGGGCGAGCTCTCCGGGCGGCTGCTGCTCACGCCCGTCTCGGACGACGCGCTGCCCGAGCTGCGGGTCCCGCTGCTCGCCGCTCCCCGCCCGGCCTCGGACCTGAGCGCGGCGGCCCCGGCGCGCGGAACCAGGACCGGCGCCCTGGTCGTGCTCGGCGGCACCCGGGCGCCGGCCGAGCAGCCCGGACTGCTCAGCGCCTTCGCGCTGGGCGGCGAGGGCGCCCGCTGGCCCGACTGCCCGCCCGACAGCGGCGCCGCGGTCGGACCGGGGGCCGGCATCGTGCCGGAGGAGAGCACCGAACCGCAGGCCCCGCAGGACGTCTGCGTCGAGCGCCCCGGCGACCGGGCGGCCAACCTGCGCGCGGTCGGCGCGGCCTCCGACGCGCCCGCCGTCGGCGACGAGCAGGGCATGCTCTACCTCGCCGCGCAGTTCTGGGCGCCCGCCGCCACCCCGGTCGGCGTCTTCGCCGTCCGGGCCTCGCTGGACACCGACGGGGACGGCGCCACCGACGTCTTCGTCAAGGCGGACCGGCAGCCCGGCAGCGACGTCCTGGTCGCCCGGTCGGTGGACGCCCGCAGCGGTGCCGAGCTGGACGTCCAGCCGCTGAACGCCCGCTGGGGGGACACCGACACCGCGCTGCTGGACAGCGACGTCCTGGTGCTGCCGGTGCGCCTCGCCGCCCTGCCGGGGGTGCGCGCCGGGCACAGCACCGTCCGCTACGGGCTCTGGACCGGTGTCGCCACTTCGGGGAAGCCCGACCCGGCCGAGGCGTTCTCCGCCGTCGGCCTGCGCGGCACCAGGCCCACCCTCGCGGTCGACGTGCTGCACCCGGCCGTGGACGTCCGCACAGGTCCCGGCGGCCCCGCCGCGGTGGCCGCCGCCCTCCCGCCGGGCACCGTCCTCGACGTCCGGCGCGCCGACGGTGACACCTCCCGGCTGCTCCTGCTCCACCACTTCAACCGGGACGGCCACCGGGGACAGGTCCTCGCCCTCCCCTGA
- the serA gene encoding phosphoglycerate dehydrogenase: MTKTAVVLIAEELSPATVDALGPDFEIRHCNGADRTELLTAIADVDAILIRSATKVDAEALAAARKLKVVARAGVGLDNVDVAAATKAGVMVVNAPTSNIVTAAELACGLLISVARNIAPANAALKQGEWKRNKYTGVELSEKVLGVVGLGRIGVLVAQRMSAFGMQIVAYDPYIQAARAAQMGVKLVSLEELLEISDFITVHLPKTPETIGLIGDEALHKVKPSVRIVNAARGGIVDEAALASALRDGRVAGAGLDVYAKEPCTDSPLFGFDNVVATPHLGASTDEAQEKAGIAVAKSVRLALAGELVPDAVNVQGGVIAEDVRPGLPLAERLGRIFTALAGEVAVRLDVEVRGEITQHDVKVLELSALKGVFEDVVAETVSYVNAPLFAQERGVEVRLTTSSESPEHRNVITVRGTLADGGEIAISGTLAGPKQTQKIVGVDAFDVDVALTDHMAFFKYEDRPGVVGVLGRHLGDAGINIAGMQVARDGSGALASITVDSQIPQEVLSAIAAEIGARFARSVDLGA, translated from the coding sequence GTGACCAAGACCGCCGTTGTACTGATCGCCGAAGAGCTGTCCCCCGCCACCGTCGACGCCCTCGGGCCGGACTTCGAGATCCGCCACTGCAACGGTGCGGACCGCACCGAGCTGCTGACCGCGATCGCGGACGTGGACGCCATCCTGATCCGCTCCGCCACCAAGGTGGACGCCGAGGCGCTGGCCGCCGCCCGCAAGCTCAAGGTGGTCGCCCGCGCCGGCGTCGGCCTCGACAACGTGGACGTCGCCGCGGCCACCAAGGCCGGCGTGATGGTCGTCAACGCGCCGACCTCCAACATCGTCACCGCCGCCGAACTCGCCTGCGGCCTGCTGATCTCGGTCGCCCGCAACATCGCGCCGGCCAACGCCGCCCTGAAGCAGGGCGAGTGGAAGCGCAACAAGTACACCGGCGTCGAGCTGAGCGAGAAGGTCCTCGGCGTCGTCGGCCTCGGCCGGATCGGCGTGCTGGTCGCGCAGCGGATGTCCGCGTTCGGCATGCAGATCGTCGCGTACGACCCCTACATCCAGGCCGCCCGCGCCGCGCAGATGGGCGTCAAGCTGGTCTCGCTGGAAGAGCTGCTGGAGATCTCGGACTTCATCACCGTCCACCTCCCGAAGACGCCGGAGACCATCGGTCTGATCGGCGACGAGGCGCTGCACAAGGTCAAGCCCAGCGTGCGCATCGTCAACGCCGCCCGCGGCGGCATCGTGGACGAGGCCGCGCTGGCGAGCGCCCTGCGCGACGGCCGGGTGGCCGGCGCCGGCCTGGACGTCTACGCCAAGGAGCCGTGCACCGACTCCCCGCTGTTCGGCTTCGACAACGTGGTGGCCACCCCGCACCTGGGCGCCTCCACCGACGAGGCCCAGGAGAAGGCCGGCATCGCGGTCGCCAAGTCCGTCCGCCTGGCGCTGGCCGGCGAGCTCGTCCCGGACGCCGTCAACGTCCAGGGCGGCGTGATCGCCGAGGACGTCCGCCCGGGCCTGCCGCTGGCCGAGCGGCTCGGCCGGATCTTCACCGCGCTGGCCGGCGAGGTGGCCGTCCGCCTGGACGTCGAGGTCCGCGGCGAGATCACCCAGCACGATGTGAAGGTGCTCGAACTGTCCGCCCTCAAGGGTGTGTTCGAGGACGTCGTGGCGGAGACGGTGTCCTACGTCAACGCCCCGCTGTTCGCCCAGGAGCGCGGTGTCGAGGTGCGCCTGACCACCTCCAGCGAGAGCCCCGAGCACCGCAACGTGATCACCGTCCGCGGCACCCTGGCGGACGGCGGCGAGATCGCCATCTCCGGCACCCTGGCCGGTCCGAAGCAGACCCAGAAGATCGTCGGCGTGGACGCCTTCGACGTGGACGTGGCGCTCACCGACCACATGGCGTTCTTCAAGTACGAGGACCGCCCGGGCGTGGTCGGCGTGCTCGGCCGCCACCTCGGCGACGCCGGCATCAACATCGCCGGCATGCAGGTGGCCCGCGACGGCAGCGGCGCGCTCGCCTCGATCACCGTGGACTCCCAGATCCCGCAGGAGGTGCTGTCGGCGATCGCGGCCGAGATCGGCGCCCGCTTCGCCCGCTCGGTCGACCTGGGCGCCTGA